Part of the Ruania alba genome is shown below.
CGCCACGGTCGCCGCCAGCGCGACGGTGTCTCGTGGTCGCGTCAGAGAGCGACGGTCACCACTGCGGGTGGACCGCTGCCCGCAGGCGGCGGTCATACACGTCCCGGACCGCGCCGTCGAAGGCGTCGAGATCGAACCCGCCGTCCAGGAGCGCACCCGCGCGCGCGTTGGACGCGGCCTGGGCGACGTTGCGTGCTCCTGGGATTACGCTCGTCACTCCGGGGCGCGAGGCGATCCAGGCGAGGGACGCGGCCGGGAGAGGGACGCCGTCGGGAAGCGCATCGGCGAGCTCGAGCGCTGCGGTGAGTCCTTCGTCGAAGTCGACCCCGGAGAAGGTCTCCCCCTTGTCGAAGGCTTCCCCGTGCCGGTTGAAGGTGCGGTGGTCGTCCGCGGCGAAGGTGGTGGCCGTCGTGTATTTTCCGGAGAGGAGACCGGAGGCGAGCGGAACTCGCGCGAAGATCGCCACACCGGCGGCCTCGGCGGCCGGGAGCACCTCATCGAGCGGCTTGAGCCGGAACGGGTTGACGATGATCTGCACGTTGGTCACGTTCGGGCGGGCGATCGCGTCGAGGGCCTGCTGGCAGGTCTCCACGGAGACGCCGTAGGCGGCGATCGTGCCGTCGGCCACCAGGGCGTCGAGGGCGTCGTAGGTGGCGGCCGCCTCGATCACAGGCGATGGCGGGCAGTGCAGTTGCACCAGGTCGAGCGTGTCGACGCCCAGGTTCGCGCGGGAGCGGTCGGTCCAGGTACGGAAGTTCTCCGGGGTGTAGTTCTCCGGGACCTGGTCGGCGCGCCGGCCCATCTTGGTGGCTACGGTGATCTCGTGACCGGGCCGGTCGGCAAGGAAGCGGCCGATGATCTGCTCGCTGCGTCCGTCGCCGTAGACATCAGCGGTGTCGAACAGAGTGACACCCGCGTCGGCGGAGGCGGACAGCACTGCCAGGGCGGCGGACTCGCTGACCTCGCCCCAGTTGCCGCCGAGCTGCCAGGTTCCGAGGCCGATGGCCGAGATCTCTCGACCGATGCGGCCGAGTGGGCGGTGCTGCATCACTTCTCCGTTCGACGTCACGGATCTCCCACGCACCGTGCCGAGCAGGCGGTGCTGGTGATCGACCAGGCACCAGTCTGCACCACGGACCGATCAGCGTGCGTGCTCCGACGGCGCAAGCACGTGCATCGCCGTCGCGGCAGATCCCTCGTCGGTCGATGCCACCACCACGACTCGCTCGGCGAACGTCCCTGCCACGGTTCCGTCGGGAAGGGCACCCAGGTCCACACGCTCGGGTGATTGCGGATCGTGCACATCCACCGCCGTCAACTGGTCATACTCGCGCCCGAAGGGCGCCAGCGTCGGTTCCTCCCAGACGGGTGCCGGCCGGCCGTTGATCCATGTCGTTCCAGCCACCGAACCGAACGGTGGATCCGGGACGAGGGCGGCCGTGCCGGCCTCGAGGTCGACGACAGCAAGCTCGAGCGAACCCATCAGACCCACGGCCGTGTTCCCGTGCACCCAGGTCTCGTAGATCATCCGCGTGCTCTGCGGGAACTGCAGGAAGGGCTGCCCTGACGGCGAGGGGACACTGACCTGGCCGCCGTCGGTGAGGTGCAGCACGTCCAGCCGCAGACCGTCCGCAGAACTGAGGAGTGTCGTTCCGTCGACCGTGGTGAGCTGAGTGCTGTCCGCGAAGAGGCCCCATGCGTGCCGGCCCAGCTGGAGCGGCGCGCTCCAC
Proteins encoded:
- a CDS encoding aldo/keto reductase — protein: MQHRPLGRIGREISAIGLGTWQLGGNWGEVSESAALAVLSASADAGVTLFDTADVYGDGRSEQIIGRFLADRPGHEITVATKMGRRADQVPENYTPENFRTWTDRSRANLGVDTLDLVQLHCPPSPVIEAAATYDALDALVADGTIAAYGVSVETCQQALDAIARPNVTNVQIIVNPFRLKPLDEVLPAAEAAGVAIFARVPLASGLLSGKYTTATTFAADDHRTFNRHGEAFDKGETFSGVDFDEGLTAALELADALPDGVPLPAASLAWIASRPGVTSVIPGARNVAQAASNARAGALLDGGFDLDAFDGAVRDVYDRRLRAAVHPQW